TTTCTGCTCGTCGGTGACGGTGATCTGGGTCAGGCCCCAGTAGCCGTTCGCGCCCGGCTTGGTCTGGGTCATGCCGGCGGCGGTGAGGAAGCCCTTGATCTTCGTCATGCCGAGCTGCTTCCAGAGCTTGCTGGTCGCGGCGTTGTCCGACTTGGTGATCATGGCTTTGGTGAGGGTGTTCTCGGTGGCCGTGAGATACCGGCCGTGCTTCTTCGCGTCCCAGAGCAGGGTGGCCAGGACGGTGACCTTGACGACGCTCGCCGAGTCGTAGGCGCTGGAGGCGCGGAGCGAGCAGGTCGTCCTGGTGGTGCGGTCGTAGAGGCCGACGGCGACCGTGCCCTTGCGGTGGGCGAGGGCGGCGGTGATGTCCTTCTGGAGCTTGGTCGCGAGACCCGCCTTCGCCGAGGTGCAGCTGACGGCGGGGGTGGCGGCGCTCGCGGGCGAGGCCGCCACGCAGGGTATGAGGAGGCCGGCGCCGAGCACGGCGGCGACGGCCGGCCCTCTGCGGCGGCGGGACGTCTGGTGAGTCATGCCGGGGTTGACTCACCAGTTCCCTCGAAGGGTTGTACGAACGGGTGAGTTTTTCGCCGATGTTTACCGATGTTTACCGAAGTTCAACATCGTTTTGTCCGCGGGTGCTCGGGATCGATCACTCGATGCGGGGGGGGGCGCGGGGAGGGGGGCGTTACGGCCGTGGCGTGAGCGGCCCGCCCCCGGGGCGTCACTGCCGTGGTGTGAGCGGCCCGCCCCTCGGCGGGACCGACTCCGCCCCTCGGCGGGAGCCCTGTGCCCCCCCCCTCGGCGGTGCGGGCCCACACCGCCGAGGGGACGGGCGGGTGGATCAGGCGCCGCGCCGGACCGGTCCGACGACGGTGCCCGGGGCGACCTTGAGCCGGCCCTCGGCGACGGACGTGCCCGGGATCACACCACCCGGCGCGCGCAGCGTGAACGACGCCTCGTTCGCGGCCTTGGCGCGGCGGCCGTTGGGCACCTGGATGTCGAAGTGCACCGGGTGGCCGGGGCCGAAGGTCACCACGGTCCGCTGGTCGCCGTAGCGTCCGGCGGTGACGGGGACCCTCCTGCCGTGCTCGGTGAACCGCACGTCCGTCGGCGAACCGGCGAGCCGGCAGGACTCGTAGCCGCGCGGCGCGGTCAGGGTGACCCGGTAGTGGCTGTGCCCGGCGCTGGCGGGGGCCGGGGTGATCTTCGCGAGGTGGTTGGCCGGACGGCACGCGGACGGCGCGCTGCCCGCCGCCGGCGCGGCCTGCGCGGCTCCGGCGGCGACCCCGCCCGACAGCACGGCGGCGGCCAGCGTGACGGCGATCATCCGGTGGGTACGCATCATGAACGCTCCTTGCCTGTTCGACGGCCCCGCGAGTGGTCACCGCGGAGCCGGGGTCGTCTCGACTGCTTCCCGACCCCTTCGCGAGAAATGTCCCAGGAACGTCACAGGCGCACACGGCGGACGGTGCCTCTATTACCGACCTCTCACCCATCCACAGGCTGCCCCCAGGCTGGGCACAGCCGCCACCCAAGGCGCGTCTGCATGGTGCCCTGGTGACATCTGCCACCGATCCACTCCCCCACCCGAACGTGTCCCCCGACTGGGCGCCGCCGGCCCCGCCCGCCGCGCCCCCGGACCGGGCGCCACGCTGGTCGCTGCCCGCGCTGATCGCGATCCTGGTGCTGGCCGCCGTGCTGTACTCCTGGAACCTCTCGGGGTCGAGCCTCAACAGCTTCTACAGCGCCGCCGTCTACAGCGGGACCGAGAGCTGGAAGGCCTGGTTCTTCGGCTCGCTCGACGCCGGGAACTTCCTGACCGTCGACAAGCCGCCGTTCGCGCTGATGGTCATGGGCCTGTCCTGCCGGGTCCTCGGCTTCGGCACCTGGCAGATGATGGTGCCCGAGGTCGGGGCCGCGCTCGGCACGATCTGGATCCTGCACTCCTCCGTGAAGCGGACGTTCGGGCACCCGGCGGCGGCGATCGCCGCGCTCGTCCTCGCCCTGACCCCCATCACGGTCGCCATCAACCGGGACAACAACCCCGACACCATCCTGGTGCTGCTGATGGTGTCCGGCGCGGCCCTCGCGCTGCGCGCCACCCGCGACGACCGGCTGCTGCCGCTGATCGGCTCGGCGGTCTGCTTCGGCCTCGCCTTCAACACCAAGATGCTCCAGGGCTACATCGCGCTGCCCGCGGTCTTCGCGGTGTACGTGGTCGCGTCGAGGCTCGGCTGGAAGAGGAAGGCCGTCAACCTGGCGCTGGCCGCGGTCGCGCTGGCCGTCTCCAGCTTCTGGTGGGCGACGGCCGTCTCCCTGGTCCCGGCCGACGACCGCCCGTACATCGGCGGCTCGACGGACGGCTCGGCCTGGAACCTGATCATGGGCTACAACGGCCTCGGCCGGGTCCTCGGCGGCGAGGGCAACGGCGGCGGTGGCGGTGGAGGCGGCGGCACCTTCGCCGGCACCGCGGGCATCGGCCGCATGTTCAACGACATCCTCGGCGGCCAGATCTCCTGGCTGATCCCCTTCGCGGGCATCGCGCTCGTGGCCGGCCTCGTCCGGTGCGGGCGGGCCCCGCGCACCGACCTCACCCGGGCCGGGCTGATCCTGTGGGGCGGCTGGCTGGTCCTGCACTACCTGACCTTCGCGATGGCCGAGGGCACCATGCACCCGTACTACACGACCGCCCTCGCGCCCGGGATCGCGGCGCTCACCGGGGCGGGCGGAGTCATGCTGTGGCGCGCGTTCCGCGGCGGCGACGCCCGCTGGACGTGGGTGCTGCCCGTGGCCCTCGCGGTCACCGGCGGGTGGGCCGTCGTGGTGCTGCGCCGGGCCACCGACTGGAACACCTGGCTGTGGCCGGCCGTCGGCGTGCTGATGGCTCTCGCGGTCGCCGGTCTGCTGGTGTTCCGCTCCGGTGACCGGGCCAGGCTGCTGGCCGCGTCGGTGGCGGCGGCGATCGTCGCCGCGCTGGCGGGCCCGGCGGCCTACGCGGCCTCACCCGCGCTCAGCTCCGCCTCGGGCGGCATGGGCGGCACCAACCCGACGGCGGGCCCGTCGGCCGGCGGCGGCTTCGGCGGCGGTCCTGGTGGCGGCCGCGGCGGCGGCCAGGGCATGCCGGGCGGCACCCGGCAGGACGGCGGCCAGGCGAACGGCGAGTTCCCCGGCGGCGGCCAACAGGGCGCGGGCCAGGGCGGAACGCCCCCGGGCGGCGACGGAACGGGCGAGGCCCCGCAGGGCGGCGGAGCCCCCAGCGGTGCCCCGAGCGGCGGAACGTCGGGCGGCGCGGGC
The sequence above is a segment of the Streptomyces griseoviridis genome. Coding sequences within it:
- a CDS encoding serine hydrolase encodes the protein MTHQTSRRRRGPAVAAVLGAGLLIPCVAASPASAATPAVSCTSAKAGLATKLQKDITAALAHRKGTVAVGLYDRTTRTTCSLRASSAYDSASVVKVTVLATLLWDAKKHGRYLTATENTLTKAMITKSDNAATSKLWKQLGMTKIKGFLTAAGMTQTKPGANGYWGLTQITVTDEQKLLKLVNAPNTVLSDNSRAYTLKLMGQVVTAQRWGTPYGAPAGVAWHVKNGWLSRATHGWRVHSVGTFTGGGHDYAMTVLTHGNSTMNYGIATIQGVAKAVHKDLAAS
- a CDS encoding DUF4232 domain-containing protein, whose product is MMRTHRMIAVTLAAAVLSGGVAAGAAQAAPAAGSAPSACRPANHLAKITPAPASAGHSHYRVTLTAPRGYESCRLAGSPTDVRFTEHGRRVPVTAGRYGDQRTVVTFGPGHPVHFDIQVPNGRRAKAANEASFTLRAPGGVIPGTSVAEGRLKVAPGTVVGPVRRGA
- a CDS encoding glycosyltransferase family 39 protein, which encodes MTSATDPLPHPNVSPDWAPPAPPAAPPDRAPRWSLPALIAILVLAAVLYSWNLSGSSLNSFYSAAVYSGTESWKAWFFGSLDAGNFLTVDKPPFALMVMGLSCRVLGFGTWQMMVPEVGAALGTIWILHSSVKRTFGHPAAAIAALVLALTPITVAINRDNNPDTILVLLMVSGAALALRATRDDRLLPLIGSAVCFGLAFNTKMLQGYIALPAVFAVYVVASRLGWKRKAVNLALAAVALAVSSFWWATAVSLVPADDRPYIGGSTDGSAWNLIMGYNGLGRVLGGEGNGGGGGGGGGTFAGTAGIGRMFNDILGGQISWLIPFAGIALVAGLVRCGRAPRTDLTRAGLILWGGWLVLHYLTFAMAEGTMHPYYTTALAPGIAALTGAGGVMLWRAFRGGDARWTWVLPVALAVTGGWAVVVLRRATDWNTWLWPAVGVLMALAVAGLLVFRSGDRARLLAASVAAAIVAALAGPAAYAASPALSSASGGMGGTNPTAGPSAGGGFGGGPGGGRGGGQGMPGGTRQDGGQANGEFPGGGQQGAGQGGTPPGGDGTGEAPQGGGAPSGAPSGGTSGGAGGEFPGGGMPGGGQMPGGNGGGAPGGMGGGGMGGGPGGGTGGADSGLITYLEKHQDGATWLLAVSNSQSAGQLILSSGKPVISMWGFTGSDRAMTLAKLKELVKKGELHYIQLGGGGMGMGGDNSLSQEITTWVQKHGTAVKESAYSTSAGTGSDSTSGSKTEKESGSSTSNTSTVYRLDPADVG